A genomic window from Manduca sexta isolate Smith_Timp_Sample1 chromosome 5, JHU_Msex_v1.0, whole genome shotgun sequence includes:
- the LOC115452138 gene encoding uncharacterized protein LOC115452138, with the protein MTSSRPYVTGHKPDGRVVDPSITEAQTRSDETIDLISRYDHLYDKLIIKRKYFKKLRKIYKLYGDKIFHNTCNEMILHENIDFIKKSTPMFNSQHLSVDVIQKNGEDILIVKRDNPRAPVVKLLSAEECFSVILKAHKESNHGNAEVIRNLTEHQYRYPQFCIPLVLQSCNVCKEVSKSYNVMVCKEIETDKSIWKLAIHRMETNKIGKYLYFFVYVEVVTTYIIIRPLTKLVVEELGMELMKIFTTFGPPKKILTARDYEHLVKRTLNMMGAMDERYTALVERCQDYIFDIASVLVAMKKWFKQSGSNDWVTACSLVQWQLNTSVRLISRNDGQQVKAGIPYNLFFGSKANTFNHISDDVVAEQLSPKSHNPIILEIGSGKTSKVTDQILDLSSDESGDESSACGVCKEEFALYNCLTCDKPVHYKCGRKIPQDISTPVKDTARIVCKSC; encoded by the coding sequence ATGACCTCAAGTCGGCCCTATGTTACTGGACACAAGCCAGATGGAAGAGTTGTGGACCCATCTATTACAGAAGCACAAACAAGATCTGACGAGACAATAGACTTGATATCTAGATATGACCACTTATATGACAAACTCATCATAAAgagaaaatactttaaaaagttacgaaaaatttacaaactatATGGggataaaatattccataacaCTTGTAATGAAATGatattacatgaaaatattgattttataaaaaaatcaactccAATGTTCAATTCTCAACACCTTTCGGTTGATGTTATTCAGAAAAATGGAGAAGACATTCTTATAGTTAAAAGAGATAATCCAAGGGCTCCTGTGGTAAAGCTCCTTTCAGCAGAAGAGTGTTTTTCAGTCATTCTCAAAGCACATAAAGAGAGTAATCATGGCAATGCAGAAGTAATCAGGAATCTTACTGAACATCAGTACAGATACCCACAGTTTTGTATACCTTTAGTATTACAATCTTGTAATGTATGTAAGGAAGTTTCAAAGTCATATAACGTTATGGTATGTAAAGAAATAGAAACTGACAAATCCATATGGAAATTAGCAATACACAGAatggaaacaaataaaattggtaaatatttatatttttttgtctatgtGGAAGTTGTTAcaacatacataataattagaCCGCTTACAAAACTGGTTGTTGAAGAATTGGGTATggaattaatgaaaatattcactACATTTGGACCACCAAAGAAAATATTGACAGCCAGAGACTACGAGCATTTAGTTAAGAGAACTTTGAATATGATGGGTGCCATGGATGAGAGGTACACGGCACTTGTAGAAAGGTGTCAGGATTACATATTCGATATTGCTTCTGTATTAGTGGCAATGAAAAAATGGTTCAAACAAAGTGGCTCCAATGACTGGGTCACAGCTTGTAGCTTAGTGCAATGGCAGCTGAACACATCCGTTAGACTGATATCTCGGAATGATGGACAGCAGGTAAAAGCTGGTATTccatacaatttgttttttggGAGCAAAGCTAACACATTTAACCACATTAGTGACGATGTAGTTGCTGAGCAACTTAGTCCAAAATCTCATAATCCGATCATATTAGAAATAGGATCGGGTAAGACCTCTAAAGTGACAGATCAAATACTTGATTTGAGTTCTGATGAAAGTGGTGATGAGTCTTCAGCATGTGGTGTATGTAAGGAAGAGTTTGCATTGTACAATTGTTTGACGTGCGATAAGCCTGTTCATTATAAATGCGGCCGCAAGATTCCACAAGACATTTCTACTCCCGTCAAAGACACCGCAAGAATTGTGTGTAAATCTTGttga